The nucleotide window CGAAAATCCTCCGGTATACCAAACAACGACCTACAATGGTAGATCTTGCTCAATGGAATACGCTTATTTGCGGACATCATGAGCAACTTGCGCACGGTATTGACCCTATCGACCTCCATCGAGTCCGCGATCGCTCGCTCCTCTTCGAGCAAGTCCTCCATGAGCTCCGTGAACCCGAACCACATTTTGCCATCAGTGTGGCGGTAGGCCTGGAAGAGCAAAGGGTATTTCTCGATGAAGCGGGAGACCTTGCGGCCCCGGGGAAAGCCGAGCTCCCGGTGGAGCTTGCCAGCATCGTCGAGGCGAAGGACATGTTCGGGCTGCTTGGAGAGGAAGTCCTTGGACTTGGTAACGAATCGTAAGAAGGCGTCACGCTCGACGATGTGCTCGAAGTGAGAAATGCGATTGGGCTCCGATTGAACCAGTTGGGTGCGGGGACTTTCTTTCTTTGTGcgttttttcttgaattttttgggGGTTTTGGTGACCAGGAAGGAGGTGGAGAATGGAGAGCTGAGCAATTGCttgttagggttagggttaagGAGTGGGCGTACCGAAGGCAGAAGAGCTAGGGCTAGTGGTAGGGTTTTGGCGAGAGAGGAGTTGGGTCCATGGGTTTTGTTAAGGAGGAGACGCCAAGCCATGGAATTTTAGGATCTATTTGGTTGTGGTTAATTGGCGAGTATTACTATTTCATGCCCAtctacaaaaaaagaaaaaaaatacacagtATTTCAGAGTTCGATAAAATCATAATGAAGaatgtaatttataaaacaaatataataatttaaaacactCCCAAAAGCCCCAGCATCCGAACTGATCAATGCCGTGCCAGAATAGATGGAAAAAGCTCTCTCCTTTCGCCCATCACAACCAGCTCGGAGTCTCACTCGCCATCTCTCTCCATGGTCATGAATAAAATGCTTTAATTGGTGTATTTTGGACGGACTTCTTGAGTTCTTTCTTTGAGAAATAGCATTTTCTTGTCGAAAATTAGGAGGAAGAGCAAGTAAGATCTCCCAATTAGTTAAATCCAAAACAATGAAATGCAACGTATCTCACCTCTCTCCATTACATGTGCAATGCAATATCTCATTTTGTTGCCATTGTATTACATCAAACTTGTTTTaacaaatcttattttttactgTAAGAGAGACCTCGTAAATAGTTTGGAcattatacattttataaacaagaaaaaatattattcactactaatttttaatgtattttaattttttaaatgacaaAAGACATGTGAAACAACAGCAAGTGTAACTAAATACGACAAAATTGAAGATAAAgagtagaaaaaaattaatgtgaaTGTTACAAAGACAGTAAAATGGACGTTAAAGAATGTTCATATTAGGTTAACataaccggtccggtcttgcTGATGAAGTAAATTGGTCGGCAAGAATGAATGGGCTGTCAGgcattttaatataattaaaaaagcaAACAGCAGTGGATTATTCTGTAATCTTTCCTCACAATCTTAATCATGTGGTTGTATAGTTATACTGTGACATCACATATGAAAATTGAATCTCATCCTGTACTTCTTTTCTTGGCTTGCTCTGCGCCTAAATTGCGTACTTACTTTTTTGATTCATAGCCCTATAAATTGCGTACTTACATGGCCCCATGAAAGCCTTAcggctccatagttgttgtggttGATTCCACAAAGATTCTCGTGTTTCTCTATCTCTCTGTTTTCTTGATTCTTCTGTTCAAAAATTATCAATCCCCCCTTTCATGGTGGAGCTCTATGATGATTAATCAACACCcagaaaataaatacagaatACTTCTTCGAATGTAGCTTCTTCTTCCCCCCTCTCAAACTCATGATTGGATTGCTTGTCTCTTGAAGAAAGGTTTCTGGCAAATAAGAAGTCTCTCGTCACTATTACTTTCCATTTCTACAACTCGTGCATCCCACTTCAGCCTTGACGTAAGAGTTCTTGCTGATTCAATGAGGGGAGCTGTGTCACGGAAAATCACCCAACCCTGCAGCAACCACTCATGTCAGCATATATATCCTGATGGAGCAAACAGAAAGCTGTCCAAGACAGCAACTAATATGAGCATATTCAGTTTTGATGGTATTTAGAATAATCAGCTCGCAAAACTCATTTGAATAATATAACCATCCAGGGTCTGTTTAATTATGgacaatcttttttatttacatttcttttgagggttttattttctcaagcTGCACCATTCTTGAGTTTGGTCTTCTTATACAGTCAAATGGTACAGcaaacaaattcaaataaaggTATAGATGTAGGTCAGTAGATTATGAACTCGTAACATTGGTTTTCATAAGATTTCAACTTACAAAGAGTTCAATCAATTAGACTACAGAACCTCAAGTCGATGCACATAGCGcctctcaatttttttacatctattttataaaGAGGCTTATATCACTTTAAACACTAGAACAAAACTAGTATGCAACTCGTAAAATAGAATGATGAAAAATCATGTCTTGGCGGTCTATCAGAAATCAGCAAAGAAGAACATGATAACAGAACAAGTGTGCCGTAGAAGGATGACAAAAATTTAGCCTCACAAAAATAGTATGGTTATAGAAATAGGGAAACTCACCAATGAAAAAATGTTAACTGAATGCCATCTCATATAATTCTAAGTAAATCAATTGCTTCGAGTATGTCTAATTGATATTTTACCACAACTTagcaattaataataaaataatcatgtcaCAATAACAATAAAAACAGCATTTAGAGAGAACTATATGATTTGGTACCTCTGGACGAAGTAGTCGATCGATCTCAGAGAAAAGATCAAGCGTGGTGCACCTGCGCTGCTGACCAATTTCAAGGGATAGAAGTCCTGCTGCATGGACCAAGTCATAAGTTCTCGAATATGTTGGAAAGGATTCACACctgaaagagaaatgaaatcATATCATAAGCACAAGTCGAAACAATAAACAAACCATAGACTATTTACAATATTGTTAGACAGAAGAACAAGACAGTGGCCAACAGATAAAAGTATTCATTCCTTATAATCATACATTACTCGAAAAAATCATTCTGCAAAAATGCTCAGTTTTTATAGGTTCCTTGAACTGTATTTAGATTCTTGGAAGATGGCATATCCATTAGAATGCACCATGGTTTTAGGAAGCCTTTTCATCAATATTCCAAACTAACTCGAAAGctccaaaatatttgaatgcTAAAAGTCGTATCACGAATACCGATTTAGAAACTAGGCAGCATTGTAATTCTCAACACatacatatttgatttaaaatttggCAGGTAAccaccaaaaaattaaaataaatcaacagTTTCTAAATCAACACTTCCGCTAATGGAAATGTAAAGCAAATGAAGTTCAACAGAAGGATTGTAAGGTCAAGCCCCTTTAAATGGTTATTATTTCTGCATTCTGTTTTAGATGACCCaccaaataaattattgaaataaaattccAGGAAAAAGGTGACCAATGAATATCTGAAGGACTAGGTTGTACTTCCTCATGAATCTCCTATCCCTCCAGTAAGAAAGAAAACATGTATTATGGATCCATATACGACCTCACTAACTAAATTTATTAAGCTGATATACTATCCTTGCATATAGATGAAGCACTGGAACAACATGCATACCAACATGTATGGTATATAGCGAGAACAGTGGAAGGTACAAGGCGGCATTACCAATCATGTAATACACCAACAAAGCCCCTATCCATGATCAAGGGAAGGTAGTTGGGTCCATTTGTAGGGACCACATTCATGACCCACACGGACTTCCTGGCTTCCAATAATGCCGAATTGAAACCACCAAAATTAGCATTCATGTCCAGCACATTTCTAAGCATGTTATATGGTGGTGAGGGATCCTCATCACCAGGTCTCTTTGGATGATCGGAGAATATTAATGGTGACAGAAGGGACCAATAATTACGGACTGCCGCTTTCCAGTTGTCAGTATCATCAGCAACTTCTTCCGGGTGCAGACCTGACAGAATATTTCAATATAGAGCATGGAATATAAGAAGACAAGGATTTGCATACCATGCAGTTTTTCTTtagtaatatatcattatttagATTGCTGCTTGAGAGCTGTGTCCAAACATTAGAATTACCATAGAGAGCAAGTTCACTCTTGTTCAAGTTAGCTCTTGATGGCCAGCTTGTCCTCTCCTCAATAGGAATCCATCGGCGGCTCTGTGCTCCTGCTATGCAGGCTTGAAGTGGTTGATAATATGGGGATTCAACATCATGGTTTTTGCCGCATAAAGAAGGGCCCGAGCCAGGTTTCCTACAATTACAAGCAAGTAAGTTATACTAGGAATCAGAACTGCCTTAATTACTTACGGACAAAACCACCTgtactctataaaatataaatttcattatatcTATCAACAACTACATACAGTTCTACATACACATACAGAAGCATGTGTGAGTGTTTGGGAGTGCGTGTACCCTTATGCTTGTAGTCTTACCGCAAATTGTAACAATTCCTTTTACTAGTCTTTTTCCATACAATAGTTTCATCTTGCTGTGACAACATCTCCCAGCACAGTTTATCTGCAAAATCCCGAACAAAATTCCCCATTTTTTTACGCTCTTTGGTTCGGAGTACTCCTTGAAAATTGGTAAGCGGCGATGTCCAGACAAAGTATCCACCTGGTTTTAACACTCTATCAACTTCAATCAGGTAAATTCCATCTGTACCACATGATATGAACATACGGTTACTACTCAACTCGAAAGCCAAATGGATTAGCAAATGTCTCAAAGAGGAAGAACAAAATGtcagaaagaagatgaaaatagaTATTAACACATCTTGTTCAAATTGGGTGGCAACATTAAATAAAAGGATCTTATTTCATTTGGACATTTTTCCCTAGTCCTGGCCGCTAGAAAATTGAGCATACTTTAGGCAACAAAGAAGACGAAAAGAAACATGTGAAAGAAGGCAAATTATGGAGGAAGCATCTTTGCCTTTATGGATAAAAACTCACATATGTTCACCCTTTATGGATGCTTATTCAATTATGTTCTTAATTTAGTGTCCTTTTGATATTTGACTTGAATCATACTTACCTATGTGAATAAACATTCACATGTATGGTCAATACGTtcttcataaatttttatttaattatgtccTTAATTTAGAATCACTTTGATATTTGACTTTAATGTTTCATGTACTGAATACCTTTTTGGTCCCAATCAATGCCGCATCGTGCACAATGCAACATATcaaaagagagagatggataCGGTAActgttttgaagaaaaagaagcaatCATTGCAGGAAGACCCCTTTCGAGAGTCAGTTGAACTTGACTGCCCAAAGCCTCATAGTTTGCAATGCACATGGTTAAGAGCTCATTGGAAAAAAGATGTGCTCCAAAGCTACCATAACCACATCCTATATCCAGGATGGTTCTAACCTGCAAAATTTAGGAGGTAATCACATTCAATCACCATTTCAGACAAGGGAAGGTAATGTCCAAGTCAAGCATTTGAGAATTGGTGATCATGACCACACACTAAAAGGATATTGACAAACACATTGCAGACACGTATATACATCACGATCTCCAATGTAGAGCTTTGATAAATAGATCGGAGAACAATATTTATATGACAACATGATGCTGACTATTGTGTAAAAATGATAACATCATAAACCATAAGATGATCTGCCATGTTTGAAAAATCAAACAGAAGACACCAACCCGGATAGAAAGTTCAATAATACCAaaggatttttttataattatt belongs to Juglans regia cultivar Chandler chromosome 8, Walnut 2.0, whole genome shotgun sequence and includes:
- the LOC109007321 gene encoding protein WHAT'S THIS FACTOR 1 homolog, chloroplastic; this translates as MAWRLLLNKTHGPNSSLAKTLPLALALLPSVRPLLNPNPNKQLLSSPFSTSFLVTKTPKKFKKKRTKKESPRTQLVQSEPNRISHFEHIVERDAFLRFVTKSKDFLSKQPEHVLRLDDAGKLHRELGFPRGRKVSRFIEKYPLLFQAYRHTDGKMWFGFTELMEDLLEEERAIADSMEVDRVNTVRKLLMMSANKRIPLSKIYHCRSLFGIPEDFRDRVAKYPNYFRIIVEGDGKRVLELLNWDPLLAVSALEREFIVDEDKVKRAFKFPVKHGKDLDLDEDDTRKLNFLNTLPLVSPYSDGSRLDLWTLEAEKYRVGVLHEFLSLTLEKRASIHHVVEFKEEFSLNKHTYRMLLKQPRTFYLAGTEMNWVVFLKDAYDENGVLIKKDPQVVFNEKLYKLAQMRELEPGFGIEKR
- the LOC109007289 gene encoding probable pectin methyltransferase QUA2 isoform X2 yields the protein MSRPLHRGARISGSNNDLWDSQMKEKTEKEELDRRGSDQSYFALRFPFRLLLPDNSTPKNGIAENGFASDSLLVGSPRSKHRITMLLLKLSLVLIVILALTGSFWWAISISTTSRGHIFRGYRRLQEQLVLDLWDIGELSLGSSRLKELEFCPQDFENHVPCFNVSANLALGYSDGNEYDRLCGHEPRQNCLVLPPLNYKIPLRWPTGRDVIWFANVKITAQEVMSSGSLTKRMMMLDEEQISFRSASLMFDGIEDYSHQIAEMIGLRNESNFIHAGVRTILDIGCGYGSFGAHLFSNELLTMCIANYEALGSQVQLTLERGLPAMIASFSSKQLPYPSLSFDMLHCARCGIDWDQKDGIYLIEVDRVLKPGGYFVWTSPLTNFQGVLRTKERKKMGNFVRDFADKLCWEMLSQQDETIVWKKTSKRNCYNLRKPGSGPSLCGKNHDVESPYYQPLQACIAGAQSRRWIPIEERTSWPSRANLNKSELALYGLHPEEVADDTDNWKAAVRNYWSLLSPLIFSDHPKRPGDEDPSPPYNMLRNVLDMNANFGGFNSALLEARKSVWVMNVVPTNGPNYLPLIMDRGFVGVLHDWCESFPTYSRTYDLVHAAGLLSLEIGQQRRCTTLDLFSEIDRLLRPEGWVIFRDTAPLIESARTLTSRLKWDARVVEMESNSDERLLICQKPFFKRQAIQS
- the LOC109007289 gene encoding probable pectin methyltransferase QUA2 isoform X1 — translated: MGYVPFCLFRVSELSLRMSRPLHRGARISGSNNDLWDSQMKEKTEKEELDRRGSDQSYFALRFPFRLLLPDNSTPKNGIAENGFASDSLLVGSPRSKHRITMLLLKLSLVLIVILALTGSFWWAISISTTSRGHIFRGYRRLQEQLVLDLWDIGELSLGSSRLKELEFCPQDFENHVPCFNVSANLALGYSDGNEYDRLCGHEPRQNCLVLPPLNYKIPLRWPTGRDVIWFANVKITAQEVMSSGSLTKRMMMLDEEQISFRSASLMFDGIEDYSHQIAEMIGLRNESNFIHAGVRTILDIGCGYGSFGAHLFSNELLTMCIANYEALGSQVQLTLERGLPAMIASFSSKQLPYPSLSFDMLHCARCGIDWDQKDGIYLIEVDRVLKPGGYFVWTSPLTNFQGVLRTKERKKMGNFVRDFADKLCWEMLSQQDETIVWKKTSKRNCYNLRKPGSGPSLCGKNHDVESPYYQPLQACIAGAQSRRWIPIEERTSWPSRANLNKSELALYGLHPEEVADDTDNWKAAVRNYWSLLSPLIFSDHPKRPGDEDPSPPYNMLRNVLDMNANFGGFNSALLEARKSVWVMNVVPTNGPNYLPLIMDRGFVGVLHDWCESFPTYSRTYDLVHAAGLLSLEIGQQRRCTTLDLFSEIDRLLRPEGWVIFRDTAPLIESARTLTSRLKWDARVVEMESNSDERLLICQKPFFKRQAIQS